One region of Halomicrobium sp. LC1Hm genomic DNA includes:
- a CDS encoding Era-like GTP-binding protein, translated as MGLLTDLKDSISRAASTLFSEENPKRIGIYGPPNAGKTTLANRIARDWTGDAVGPESHIPHETRRARRKEDIEIERNGATVNIDIVDTPGVTTKVDYEEFLDHDMEKDDAVRRSREATEGVAEAMHWLREDVDGVIYVLDSSTDPFTQVNTMLIGIIESQDLPVLILANKTDLEESSVQRIRNAFPQHETIPLSALEGDNMDEVYDKIAEYFG; from the coding sequence ATGGGACTGCTCACAGATCTCAAAGACAGTATTTCACGCGCGGCATCGACGCTGTTCTCGGAAGAGAACCCCAAGCGTATCGGTATCTACGGCCCGCCGAACGCTGGGAAGACGACCCTGGCCAACCGAATCGCCCGTGACTGGACCGGTGACGCCGTCGGCCCGGAGAGTCACATTCCACACGAAACGAGGCGCGCGCGCCGGAAAGAGGACATCGAGATCGAGCGCAACGGCGCGACGGTCAACATCGACATCGTCGACACGCCGGGCGTGACGACGAAAGTCGACTACGAGGAGTTCCTCGATCACGACATGGAGAAAGACGACGCCGTGCGCCGCTCACGCGAGGCGACCGAGGGGGTCGCAGAGGCGATGCACTGGCTCCGCGAGGACGTCGACGGCGTCATCTACGTGCTCGACTCCTCGACGGATCCGTTCACACAGGTCAACACCATGCTGATCGGGATCATCGAGAGTCAGGACCTGCCGGTCCTGATTCTGGCGAACAAGACGGACCTCGAAGAGTCGTCGGTCCAGCGGATCCGCAACGCGTTCCCACAACACGAGACGATTCCGCTGTCGGCCCTGGAAGGAGACAACATGGACGAAGTGTACGACAAGATCGCGGAGTACTTCGGGTGA